The following proteins come from a genomic window of Hymenobacter canadensis:
- a CDS encoding TolC family protein: MRVPVLLLLALLLCGSGARAQPTATPAAAWTTVLFDAPEQVLPVLLAAALRHSPELEAMQTEKAMAQTDLLLARRVLLSGVQLAGGYGYGNVANLTMADPTLPRSYSTTASSRYTTSLNLNLPLDKLVNRRQLVQRQQLQLQQLEHLSRARQTSIRQRVIDQYQEVRLAHKVVTLRQQALLSAQLNYQMGEKQFRSGELALVDMSQLTDRHAAALVDYETADSRLATGLLQLEELIGEKVADLLRQP, translated from the coding sequence ATGCGTGTACCAGTACTGTTGCTGTTGGCGCTGCTGCTTTGCGGCAGCGGCGCCCGCGCCCAGCCGACGGCCACCCCGGCCGCCGCCTGGACGACGGTGCTCTTCGATGCCCCGGAGCAGGTGCTGCCCGTGCTGCTGGCGGCGGCCCTGCGCCACTCGCCCGAGCTGGAAGCCATGCAGACGGAGAAAGCCATGGCCCAGACCGACCTGCTGCTGGCGCGCCGGGTGCTGCTGAGCGGCGTTCAGCTCGCCGGCGGCTACGGCTACGGCAACGTGGCCAACCTGACGATGGCCGACCCGACGCTGCCCCGATCCTACTCTACTACGGCCTCTAGCCGCTACACCACCTCCCTGAACCTGAACCTGCCGCTGGACAAGCTGGTGAACCGCCGCCAGCTGGTGCAGCGCCAGCAGCTCCAGCTCCAGCAACTGGAGCACCTAAGCCGCGCCCGCCAGACCAGTATACGCCAGCGCGTGATTGACCAGTACCAGGAGGTGCGGCTGGCCCACAAGGTGGTGACGCTGCGGCAGCAGGCGCTGCTCTCGGCCCAGCTCAACTACCAGATGGGCGAAAAGCAGTTCCGCAGCGGCGAGCTGGCGCTGGTGGATATGTCGCAGCTGACCGACCGGCACGCGGCGGCGCTGGTGGACTACGAAACCGCCGACAGCCGCCTGGCCACGGGGCTGCTGCAGCTGGAGGAGTTGATTGGCGAAAAGGTGGCCGACCTGCTGCGCCAGCCATGA
- a CDS encoding Wzz/FepE/Etk N-terminal domain-containing protein, producing MSLAEVLRLLLRHWKLLLAVPLVLGTTAFLLTRHEKKTYTSETTLYTGIASGYTLKGNAETDFFSTNNAFDNLLNLIKSRETKEEVAYQLLTHHLQMKDHLDPARLNWNSLMRLHALLPAALRQQLTGPTQAETLARVRAYAGANDTNELYLLLNSFDPTYSVDALGHVNASRIQSSDLVKLDYEAEDPAICRHTLELTTQVFSEKYRGLRMDQTATVIKYYEVETARALVLLNTAEDKFLAFNRDNNIINYYEQTKYIAGEREGLYADITKIQMQYAAAKARLAAIELKLAGRNRALLSTGELLQQRRELEQLQAGLANQQLYGRLREPGTPTDAPRLQARIGELTEAMRTTLNDHYSQLNSVEGIPSKGLIDEWLRNMLECSDNKAKLEVMLQRKQEFMEEYHKMAPLGATLKRIEREIELTQKTYLALLTSLNDSRASQQNNELTTDLKVVAPPFLPLHAKGGKRLMLVAGGSFGGFFFVAATLLGLGLLDKSLRKPSVAASQTGLPVLGVLPPPSATPPAPGSYADTALDHLARQVVRRAGTQGAPTPFVVGLVSTRRHEGKTQLLQALAIKCRALGLEVLTVCPEGTDAGPDATYYPPALAVVQRWPLARLTQGQAAHVVLLELPALLEDTYPVAPLTEVHLLLLALKNTRTWEPKDAQALQDLRSLTMAPVEAVLCGVQAYESRELLVQHEPVRRRPRLRLAFWRRRAATA from the coding sequence ATGAGCCTGGCCGAAGTACTGCGCCTGCTGCTGCGCCACTGGAAGCTGCTGCTGGCCGTGCCGCTGGTGCTGGGCACCACGGCCTTCCTGCTCACGCGCCACGAGAAGAAAACCTATACCTCCGAAACCACCCTCTACACCGGCATTGCCTCGGGCTACACGCTCAAGGGCAACGCCGAAACCGACTTCTTCTCCACCAACAACGCCTTCGATAACCTGCTCAACCTCATCAAGTCGCGCGAAACCAAGGAAGAAGTAGCCTACCAGCTGCTCACCCATCACCTGCAGATGAAAGACCACCTCGACCCGGCCCGGCTCAACTGGAACTCGCTCATGCGGCTGCACGCGCTGCTGCCCGCCGCACTGCGCCAGCAGCTCACCGGCCCCACCCAGGCCGAAACCCTGGCGCGGGTGCGCGCCTACGCCGGCGCCAACGACACCAACGAGCTGTACCTCCTGCTCAACTCCTTCGACCCTACCTACTCGGTGGACGCGCTGGGCCACGTGAATGCCTCCCGCATTCAGTCCAGCGACCTGGTGAAGCTGGACTACGAAGCCGAGGACCCGGCCATCTGCCGCCACACACTGGAGCTCACCACCCAGGTGTTCAGCGAGAAGTACCGCGGCCTGCGCATGGACCAGACGGCCACCGTCATCAAGTACTACGAGGTAGAAACGGCCCGGGCGCTGGTGCTGCTCAACACGGCCGAGGACAAGTTTCTGGCCTTCAACCGCGACAACAACATCATCAACTACTACGAGCAGACCAAATACATTGCCGGCGAGCGGGAAGGCCTCTACGCCGACATCACCAAGATTCAGATGCAGTACGCAGCCGCCAAAGCCCGGCTGGCCGCCATCGAGCTGAAGCTGGCCGGCCGCAACCGGGCGCTACTCAGTACCGGCGAGCTGCTGCAGCAGCGCCGCGAGCTGGAGCAGCTGCAGGCCGGCCTGGCCAACCAGCAGCTCTACGGCCGGCTGCGCGAGCCGGGCACGCCCACCGATGCGCCGCGGCTGCAGGCCCGCATCGGGGAGCTCACCGAGGCCATGCGCACCACCCTCAACGACCACTACAGCCAGCTCAACTCGGTAGAGGGCATCCCCAGCAAGGGCCTGATTGACGAGTGGCTGCGCAACATGCTGGAATGCAGCGACAACAAGGCCAAGCTGGAGGTGATGCTGCAGCGCAAGCAGGAGTTTATGGAAGAGTACCACAAGATGGCGCCGCTCGGGGCCACGCTCAAGCGCATTGAGCGCGAAATCGAGCTGACCCAGAAGACCTACCTCGCGCTGCTGACCAGCCTCAACGACAGCCGCGCCTCGCAGCAGAACAACGAGCTGACCACCGACCTGAAGGTGGTGGCCCCGCCCTTCCTGCCCCTGCACGCCAAGGGCGGCAAACGCCTTATGCTGGTGGCGGGCGGCTCGTTCGGGGGCTTCTTCTTCGTGGCCGCCACCCTGCTGGGGCTGGGGCTGCTGGACAAGTCGTTGCGCAAGCCCAGCGTGGCCGCGTCCCAGACCGGGCTGCCAGTGCTGGGCGTGCTGCCCCCGCCCTCAGCCACGCCCCCCGCCCCCGGCAGCTACGCCGATACGGCCCTCGACCACCTGGCCCGCCAAGTGGTGCGCCGCGCCGGCACCCAGGGCGCCCCCACGCCCTTTGTAGTGGGCCTGGTGAGCACGCGCCGCCACGAAGGCAAAACCCAGCTGCTGCAGGCCCTGGCCATCAAGTGCCGGGCCCTGGGCCTGGAGGTGCTCACCGTCTGCCCCGAGGGCACCGACGCCGGCCCCGACGCCACCTATTACCCGCCCGCGCTGGCCGTGGTGCAGCGCTGGCCGCTGGCCCGCCTCACCCAGGGCCAGGCCGCCCACGTGGTGCTGCTGGAGCTGCCCGCGCTGCTGGAAGACACCTACCCGGTGGCCCCGCTGACCGAGGTGCACCTGCTGCTGCTGGCCCTGAAAAACACCCGCACCTGGGAGCCCAAGGACGCCCAGGCGCTGCAGGATCTGCGCAGCCTCACGATGGCCCCCGTGGAAGCGGTGCTCTGCGGCGTGCAGGCCTACGAGAGCCGGGAGCTGCTGGTGCAGCACGAGCCCGTGCGCCGCCGGCCGCGCCTGCGCCTGGCCTTCTGGCGCCGCCGCGCCGCTACCGCTTAG